The genomic segment GACTAGGTGGAAATAATATGAAAATCAAACAGGCAATTGACAAAATCCCTGGCGGATTGATGCTGGTTCCTCTGTTCTTAGGCGCTATTTGCCATACTCTGTCTCCTGGCGCGGGTAAATATTTTGGTTCATTCACTAACGGTTTAATCACCGGTACCGTACCAATTCTGGCGGTTTGGTTCTTCTGTATGGGTGCATCCATTCAGTTGAGCGCAACGGGTACGGTATTACGTAAATCGGGTACGCTGGTTATTACTAAAATTGCTACCGCCTGGGTGGTTGCCGCCATCGCATCACAAATCATTCCTGAACACGGCGTTGAAGTTGGGTTCTTCGCGGGTATGTCGACTCTGGCATTAGTTGCAGCGATGGACATGACTAACGGTGGCCTGTATGCCTCTATCATGCAGCAATACGGTTCAAAAGAAGAAGCCGGTGCATTCGTACTGATGTCTGTTGAATCCGGTCCGTTAATGACCATGATCATTCTGGGTACTGCCGGTATTGCCTCATTCGAACCTCAGGCTTTCGTTGGTGCCGTTCTGCCATTCCTGATCGGTTTTGCACTGGGTAACCTGGACCCTGAACTGCGTGAGTTCTTCAGCAAAGCGGTACATACCCTGATTCCATTCTTCGCCTTCGCACTGGGTAACACCATCAACCTGGGCGTTATTCTGGAAACCGGTCTGTTAGGTATTCTGTTAGGTGTAGGCGTTATTATTGTCACCGGTATCCCATTAATCATTGCCGATAAATTTATTGGTGGAGGTAACGGAACTGCGGGGGTTGCGGCCTCAAGTACCGCAGGGGCTGCGGTTGCCACACCGGTACTGATTGCAGAAATGCTGCCTCAATTCAAGCCAGTTGCTCCTGCTGCAACAGCACTGGTTGCGACTTCGGTTATCGTCACTTCAGTTCTGGTGCCAATTATTACCGCCATGTGGGCAAAACGTATGGGCCATAAAACGGCAGTGAAAGAACCTGAAACTGCTGGCGTCACCGACAAAGCTTAAGGTTTACACACTATCTACGTTGTTTTGAACTCTGGGTTATTTAATCAAGGATACGGGATAAGAAACATGAAAAAAATATTAGGTGCAGCACTGTTCTCATTGTTAATCAGCAGTACATGCTTTGCTCAAAATGCGGATGTCACAGCGGTAAATAATGCAGTCGAAACTATGCGTCAGGCGATGTTAAGTGCCAAAAAGGCCGAGCTGGAAAAAGTGGGAGCACCAAACCTCAGTTACGGTCACTCCAGCGGTCGGGTTGAGAACAACGCCGAGTTTGTTGATGCGATTGTTACCGGCAAATCCAGCTTCGTGACGCTAAACCTGAATGACCAAACGGTCGACGTAGAGGGTGATGTGGCTATTGTCCGACACATTTTTGAAGCCAAAACCAACGACAGCGGTAAGCCCGGTGAAGTGAAAATTGGCGTCATGCAGGTATGGAAAAAAGATAAAGCCGGTGACTGGAAACTGCTGGCTCGCCAGGCTTATAAGCTTCCACAACCACAATAAGCATGACAGGTGCCGCCATTGGTTTTAAATGGCGGCTACACTAACAGGATTGATTCCTGATAAAGACAGTGGATTAGCCTACCGCATGGCGGAGATAAGATAAATAATCCTTGTTATTCATTTTGTTAAAGAGGTTCTGATATGCAAGTTCGTCAAAGTATTCACAGCGATCACGCTAAAAAACTGGATACCACTGAACTACGCCGCGAATTCCTGATTGAAAAAATCTTTGAAGCGGACCAATACACCATGACTTACAGCCACATCGATCGCATCATCGTCGGTGGCATCATGCCGGTCAGCAAGAGCGTCACTATCGGTACTGAAGTGGGTAAACAATTAGGGGTTAGTTACTTCCTTGAGCGTCGTGAGTTTGGTGCGATTAATATCGGTGGTGCAGGCGTTATTACCGTTGACGGTACCCGTTATGAAGTCGGTAATGAAGAAGCTATCTATATTGGTAAAGGCGCAAAAGAAGTCATTTTCAACAGCGTTGATGCCGCTAAACCAGCTAAGTTCTACTATAACTGCGCACCGGCCCATATGGCTTATCCAACCAAGCTAATTACCCGTGCCGATGTGACTCCAATGACTGTAGGCAGCCCGGAAACCAGCAACCTGCGCACCATTAACAAATACCTGATCCCTGAAGTGGTAGAAACCTGTCAGTTAAGCATGGGCTTAACCAAACTGGCTGAAGGTAGCTTATGGAACACCATGCCAACTCACACTCATGAGCGCCGTATGGAAGCCTATTTCTACTTCAATATTGACGAAGAAAATGCCGTCTTCCACATGATGGGTCAACCACAAGAAACCCGTCATATTCTGGTACACAACGAACAGGCCGTCCTTTCACCAAGCTGGTCAATTCACTCCGGCGTGGGTACTAAAAACTATACCTTCATCTGGGGCATGATTGGTGAAAACCAAACCTACGATGATATGGACCATGTGAAGATCAAAGATATCCGTTAATTCATTCATCTGTTATCGGCCGGTGATACCGGCCGCTTTTATATCAAAATGGGCAACCCAAGGGCGGCCCACTAGGGAGATTTTGTCATGATTTTAGATTCTTTCAATTTGAAAGGTAAAGTAGCGATGGTGACCGGTTGTGATACCGGTTTGGGTCAGGGTATGGCATTAGGTCTGGCGCAAGCCGGCTGTGACATTGTTGGTGTAAACATCACTGAACCGACCGAAACTATCGAGAAAGTGAAAGCGCTGGGCCGTCGTTTCTTAAGCCTGACCGCAGACCTGAGCAGCATTGAATGTATCCCTAGCCTGCTGGAAAAAGCGCTGGCTGAGTACGGTAAAATCGATATTCTGGTCAACAACGCCGGTATTATCCGCCGTGAAGATGCTATCGATTTCACCGAAAAGAACTGGGACGATGTAATGAACCTCAACATCAAAACCGTATTCTTTATGTCTCAGGCGGTTGCTCGTCAATTTATCAAGCAAGGCCACGGCGGTAAAATCATCAATATCGCATCGATGCTCTCTTATCAGGGAGGGATTCGCGTTCCTTCTTACACTGCATCGAAAAGCGCAGTGATGGGAGTGACCCGTCTGTTAGCTAACGAGTGGGCAAAACACGGTATTAACGTTAATGCTATCGCTCCAGGCTATATGGCAACCAACAATACTCAGCAGTTACGTGCCGATGAAAGCCGTAGTGCAGAAATTCTGGACCGTATTCCGGCTGGCCGTTGGGGCTTACCTGACGACCTGATGGGCCCGGCGGTATTCCTGTCATCTCCTGCTTCTGACTATATTAATGGCTACACCATCGCCGTTGATGGCGGCTGGTTAGCGCGCTAAGTTCCACCTCCTCTCTGTAGGATTTTGGGGTGCTCCAGCACCCCTTTTTTATTGGCGGCTTTTATATTGTTTATTGCCCCTTTTCTCCTACCGTTTCGTCCCTTAAAATTCCCCACTATCTCTATTCAATCAGGTACAACGCTGAAATGATTATGCTAAGAAAAATTTTGTTATTGGCCTTGCTGCTGACAACCCCTGTCTTATGGCAAAACACACTGGCAACGGAGCAAGATGTTGGATCAGCGATGGAAAAACAGGCTACACCACAACAGCAAGTTATTGCGTTTTATCACTGGTACATGACCAATATTGAACGCCTGCCATCAGCAGAACCTGAAGATAAAAAGACCTTCGAGCAATATATCAGTCAGGAAACCCTTAACCTGTTGAATAAAATTAATAACAGTGAAGACCCATTAGATGCTGATTATTATCTCAGTGCTCAGGATTATGGTGATAATTGGGCCTCTGAGATCGAGGTATTACGTGAATCCATTGATGGCAATAGCGCAGAAGTGGACATCCATTTAGGGAAGACCAATGACATGGAGCAGACGTTATATATTTCTCTGCGGTTAGAGCATGGCGCATGGAAGATTTATCGTGTGCAGGACAGAGTGACTGACATTGATCTTTCGGCCTGGGATACGCCAAAGTAATTATTGTTGGTTATAAATTGATTTAGTAACAACACCTGTGCTGCCACAATACAACACTTCCACGCCTCAAAAGCACGATAATCAGGAAAATAACGATTATTGACCATTGGTTTATTTGGTTATTTTCCTAACGTTAACAGACTGAAATAATTATATAAATTCGATTGATTTACTAAAAATTGACCTGTTAGTGAACTTACAACACATTGTTATTAATAATAATAAAAATTAATTGCACTATTTTTTATATACACTGTCTGACCATCACAAAGCTAAACCGGATGAGCCAACCCGATACATCAACTTTATGAACAGACTCAAAGCGTTATCACAACAAAAAATATCTTTAATATTAGCTATTTATATTGGTATCTTTCTTAACCTTTCCGTATTTTACCGCCGCTTTAGCCACAGCTTAAGTTTTGATAAAGTCATCGAAGCCGCTACCGAAATTCTGGTTATTGTTCTTTTTACTTTTTTCCTTATGCGTCTGCTATCCCTTGGGGGGAAACTGTTTTATCGCATAACTGCCACCCTGTTTGTCTTAATATCCGTCGCGGCCAGCTACTACATGATCTTTTTCAACGTGGTTATTGGCTACGGTGTTGTCATATCCGTGCTCACTACCGATATGGATATGAATAAAGAGTCTATCGGCTGGCATTTGATTTTATGGATGGTATTGGTTAGCGCTCTGCCGTTGTTGCTCATCTGGAAAAATAATTTACGTCATACTCTGATGGAGCAGCTTAAAACCCCAGGCCAGCGCAGAAAACCATTAGCCATACTGCTGATAGCTGCGGTATTAGTATGGTTACCGCTTCACCTTCAAGGTTATGAGCAGAAAAGTGAAGAAATACAGTCTAATACGGACCTGCCAAGCTATGGTGGCGTAGTCGCTCACTCCTATCTTCCTTCTAACTGGCTGGCGGCACTTGGTTTGTTTGCCTATACCAAAGTAGAAGGCAGTCAGAATACTCAGGACCTGTTTGATCCTGCTAAACAATTTACCTATGTAGCTCCCGCGGATATCGATAACACCTATGTGGTGTTCATCATTGGGGAAACCACCCGCTGGGATCATATGGGTATGCTGGGCTATTATCGACAAACTACGCCAAAAATGGAGAAAGAAGAGAATCTCCTGATGTTCAAAGGCAAGTCTTGCGATACTGCGACTAAACTCTCCCTGCTTTGTATGTTTGTACGTGAAGGGGGTACTAAAGATAATGCCCAGCGTACATTACAAGAGAAAAATGTCTTTTCAGTAATGAAGTCTTTAGGATTTACCTCTGAGCTTTTCGCCATGCAAAGCGAACTGTGGTTCTATAACGATACCAACGTTAACGACTACCAGTTTCGTGAAACGATTGCCTCAGAGAAGCGTAACGATGGCAAACCTGTCGATGATATGCTGTTGGTCAATGAGTTACAGAAATCACTACAGCGCTACCCTGACGGTAAACACTTAGTGATACTGCATACTAAAGGTTCTCACTATCTCTACTCTCAACGTTATCCAGCCAGTTTTGCGCGCTATACACCTGAATGTATGGGCATTGACCGCTCATGTACCAAGGCGCAGTTGATTAACTCCTTTGATAACAGCGTGCTGTATGTTGATACCTTTATTGATAATGTGATTGATCAAATGCGGGATAAAAATGCGCTGGTGTTCTATGCCGCCGATCACGGTGAATCCATCAGTAATAATGCGCACTTCCACGCCACGCCAAGGGAAATGGCTCCGCCAGAACAGTTCCGCGTGCCCATTATGGTTTGGGCCTCAGACAGTTTTTTAAAACAGCCGGAACGTCATGATGCGTTCGAGAGGCTAAAAGCCAAACATCGGACAGGCGTGACGCTAAACCACAAAGAGATCTTTGACTCTATGCTTGGTTGTTTGGGCTATAGCTCGCCGAATGGCGGGATTAAGCAGGCAAATAACTGGTGTAGCAAGCCAGGGGCTTCTTAAGCGTTTTTGGGGTTTGTGGCATAAATACATCGGGTAGATATCGGTGTATGAAATTATCAGCTTTCGTGGATATTCCGGCCGGAATATCCACGGGAATAAAAACAAACAAAACGCTACTTAACCTCAACCATATCCTCGGTATTTCCACTCGTACTTTGCCCAGCGCCACTCAATACATCTTCTAATGCTTCCAGGGTTACACCTTTAGTTTCCGGCACGCGGGCGCGGATAAACACAAATCCAGCCATACAGATGACGCCGTACAGCAGGAAGCTGCCTGAAGCACCCAGACCGGCGTTGAGTAGCGGGAAAGTATAGGTAAGTAAGAAGCAGGCAATCCACAGTGAAAAGGTTCCTACCGCCATAGCCATACCGCGGATGCTGTTAGGGAAAATCTCTGACAGTAATACCCAGGTCACAGGGGCCAACGTCAGGGCATAAATTGCAATGGCTGCCAGCACCAGCAGCAGAACTGGTAATCCCAGAACGCCAAAGGCATAAGCACCGGCAATCAGTACATAAATAATGGTTAACCCGAGCGAACCAATCAGCATCAGTTTACGACGTCCTAATTTATCCACCAGCGGCAGCGCCAGAATAGTAAAGATCAGATTAATCAATCCGGTTGCTACGATAGATTTCAGGGTATCGTTAATATCAAATCCGGCGGAGGCAAAAATCTCCTGCGCATAGTTAAAGATAACGTTGATGCCGCACCATTGCTGGAACATTGCCAGCACAATACCAATAACAATGATGGGACGAACTTTAGGATTGAGTAGTTCACTTACCGGTACTTTCTGCGAATCACTTCCCAGAGTACGAAGAATATCATCCAGTGTGGTTTGCGCGTAATGTTGATTGCCAATGCGCTGTAACACGCCTCTGGCCTTCTCAACTTTACCTGCTTTTGCCAGCCAGCGCGGTGATTCAGGAACAAAAAACATCAGCACCAGAAAAGCCAACACTGGTACCAATTCCGCGCCAAACATCCAGCGCCAGCCGGTTTGACCATTCCAGCTTTGTAATAAATCAGCAGCCGTGGCGGAAGACTCTACCGGCTCAGCGATCATCAGATTAACCAATTGAGCCGCCAGTACGCCAATCACAATAGTAAGCTGGTTAACCGCCACGAACTTCCCGCGTTTATCTGCCGGGCTCACTTCTGCGATATACATCGGGCTCAAAGCAGAAGCCAGACCAATTCCCACGCCCCCCATAATGCGATAAAGAACAAACTCATCAAAGCTGCCTGCAATGGCGGTTCCCCATGATGAAACAGCAAACAGTATTGCCGCCAGAATCAAAGGACGCTTGCGCCCTAAGCGATCGGCACACCAGCCGGAAATCAGTGCGCCAAACACACAGCCTACCAGAGCGGAACTCATCACCCAGCCAGATTGAGCCGGATCGGTAATAGAAAAGTAAGCTTCATAGAACGGTTTCGCACCGCCAATAACTACCCAGTCATAGCCAAACAGCAAACCGCCACAGGCTGCCACCAGGCACATCATCCATATATATCCCATATTCAACTGATTTGTTGCGCTTGCCATATTCTTCCTCTCATTATTGGAAATCGGACAGCAGACTGGGGAAACTAATAAAGCTTCAAAACGCTATCAGTACCGCAATAAATATCACCTACGATTGCTGTCGATAAAATATTTAAAATCAGTGCACTACCAGCTAATTGATAAAACTGTTTTCATAAGTTCAACGCCTGTTGGGTTACACCTCCGGCTGGCTGATTAAGCGCATGGTTTGATGTAATGTCTCTCCCGGAGCCAGACGTTTAAGCCCTCCGCCCTGTGTCAGATTATGGGCATTCGCGGCATGACTCATGGGTTCAACACAGAAGTAATCAAACTGATATCCCTCATCAAAACAGGGGGCGGATACAAAAACGAAATAACAGGGTGTCGCAGGATCGGTCGTCATGGTGAGTGACCAGCGATGTTCCGGCCAATGAATCTGTGCCCGCCCATCCCATTGGGAAAATCCGTTATTTATCCAGCGACGTGGAAGTAATGCTGGCTGATTAAAATCAAGTTCTGCTGGCAATAGGGTCTGATGTTTACCCGCAAGCCATTGCGGGTCTTCCAGCCAGTATCCCCCGGCCTTAGCCTGTAGCGTGGTTTGCCCGGTTAATGGAAAATAGGGATGCCAACCCAATCCAAAAGGCAATGCCACTTCCCCCTGATTGGTAACACTCAGGCTAACCACCAGTGACGATCCCTGTAGTTCAAAACACTGACAGACCGTATAGCTGTAGATTTCTGAACGGTGTTGATACGCCAGCACCAGTCGTTCTTCACTTTGTTCCCGACATATCCACGGGTTTAACCAACCGTCGCCGTGCAGATAATGCGGATCCCACTCGGTATTCGGTGTCAGAGTGTAAGTTTCACCTTCAAAAGAAAAACTATTGCCTGTGACCCGATTGCCGAACGGTACCAGAGGAAAACAGCTGGATTGCCCGGCGTTACCTGTTGCCGCTCCCGGCCGCAGTAAAGGGATCTGACGCCCGTAGTGACAGCCATACAGCGCCTCAATCGCTCCTCCCATCGAAGAAACCTTCACTATCAGCGCCTCATTTGCCAGTGTAAAAAGCGTCATATCCATTCTCTGCCTCGCCGTGATTAATTGCCTGCTATCGCTATTTCCGGTTGGGTAATCGGGTTGTCATAACCGATTGCCCAACCGTTTTATTGCCGGAGTTACGTTCTGATTAGCTGGCTTTCCTCAGGATGCGTCGCCTGTGGTACACAACCGGCAAACTCCGCCAGCATCCCGGACAGCACGCTGAATTGGTGGGCGCGGCTATGAGCAGGATTTAACGACAGCAGACGTTCTATTTGTTGTTCAAAGGCCGGTAGGTCTGACTGTCCCAGATAGGCCAGCGCCCGAATAAACAAACAGTTTTCCTGATGCTGTTGCTGTAGGTCACTATCCAGAGCCAGCAGGTCCGGTTGTGAAACCGCAAAGAAGTCACGACCAACGGTTTGCTTCGCCATCTCATCAGCCCAGTCCGCCATACTGCTGAACATGGTTGAAGCACCCTGATTATCGCCAAGGCAGTGCAGTGCAACACCCTGATAGAACAGATAATCAACCGGCTGATCGTTGTAGTAACGATGAACATTAATCACCCTGTCGCCAGCGCTGGCCTTGATAAAGCAGTTCCGGGCTAATGCGCTTTGTCCCTGTTGTTGAGCACCAACCCCCATCCAGAACCAGATATCGTTATCCGTTTGTCCTGAGAGTCGCCCTTCACTGAGATTTTCTGGATAGTGCAGCGCCTGTTGCAGCAGCTCAACGGCCTGAGCGGGTTGTTGCTGTACCAGATGTTGGAAAG from the Limnobaculum zhutongyuii genome contains:
- the eptB gene encoding kdo(2)-lipid A phosphoethanolamine 7''-transferase, producing the protein MNRLKALSQQKISLILAIYIGIFLNLSVFYRRFSHSLSFDKVIEAATEILVIVLFTFFLMRLLSLGGKLFYRITATLFVLISVAASYYMIFFNVVIGYGVVISVLTTDMDMNKESIGWHLILWMVLVSALPLLLIWKNNLRHTLMEQLKTPGQRRKPLAILLIAAVLVWLPLHLQGYEQKSEEIQSNTDLPSYGGVVAHSYLPSNWLAALGLFAYTKVEGSQNTQDLFDPAKQFTYVAPADIDNTYVVFIIGETTRWDHMGMLGYYRQTTPKMEKEENLLMFKGKSCDTATKLSLLCMFVREGGTKDNAQRTLQEKNVFSVMKSLGFTSELFAMQSELWFYNDTNVNDYQFRETIASEKRNDGKPVDDMLLVNELQKSLQRYPDGKHLVILHTKGSHYLYSQRYPASFARYTPECMGIDRSCTKAQLINSFDNSVLYVDTFIDNVIDQMRDKNALVFYAADHGESISNNAHFHATPREMAPPEQFRVPIMVWASDSFLKQPERHDAFERLKAKHRTGVTLNHKEIFDSMLGCLGYSSPNGGIKQANNWCSKPGAS
- a CDS encoding sugar porter family MFS transporter, coding for MSNNERKNMASATNQLNMGYIWMMCLVAACGGLLFGYDWVVIGGAKPFYEAYFSITDPAQSGWVMSSALVGCVFGALISGWCADRLGRKRPLILAAILFAVSSWGTAIAGSFDEFVLYRIMGGVGIGLASALSPMYIAEVSPADKRGKFVAVNQLTIVIGVLAAQLVNLMIAEPVESSATAADLLQSWNGQTGWRWMFGAELVPVLAFLVLMFFVPESPRWLAKAGKVEKARGVLQRIGNQHYAQTTLDDILRTLGSDSQKVPVSELLNPKVRPIIVIGIVLAMFQQWCGINVIFNYAQEIFASAGFDINDTLKSIVATGLINLIFTILALPLVDKLGRRKLMLIGSLGLTIIYVLIAGAYAFGVLGLPVLLLVLAAIAIYALTLAPVTWVLLSEIFPNSIRGMAMAVGTFSLWIACFLLTYTFPLLNAGLGASGSFLLYGVICMAGFVFIRARVPETKGVTLEALEDVLSGAGQSTSGNTEDMVEVK
- a CDS encoding aldose 1-epimerase, whose protein sequence is MTLFTLANEALIVKVSSMGGAIEALYGCHYGRQIPLLRPGAATGNAGQSSCFPLVPFGNRVTGNSFSFEGETYTLTPNTEWDPHYLHGDGWLNPWICREQSEERLVLAYQHRSEIYSYTVCQCFELQGSSLVVSLSVTNQGEVALPFGLGWHPYFPLTGQTTLQAKAGGYWLEDPQWLAGKHQTLLPAELDFNQPALLPRRWINNGFSQWDGRAQIHWPEHRWSLTMTTDPATPCYFVFVSAPCFDEGYQFDYFCVEPMSHAANAHNLTQGGGLKRLAPGETLHQTMRLISQPEV
- the kduD gene encoding 2-dehydro-3-deoxy-D-gluconate 5-dehydrogenase KduD encodes the protein MILDSFNLKGKVAMVTGCDTGLGQGMALGLAQAGCDIVGVNITEPTETIEKVKALGRRFLSLTADLSSIECIPSLLEKALAEYGKIDILVNNAGIIRREDAIDFTEKNWDDVMNLNIKTVFFMSQAVARQFIKQGHGGKIINIASMLSYQGGIRVPSYTASKSAVMGVTRLLANEWAKHGINVNAIAPGYMATNNTQQLRADESRSAEILDRIPAGRWGLPDDLMGPAVFLSSPASDYINGYTIAVDGGWLAR
- the kduI gene encoding 5-dehydro-4-deoxy-D-glucuronate isomerase encodes the protein MQVRQSIHSDHAKKLDTTELRREFLIEKIFEADQYTMTYSHIDRIIVGGIMPVSKSVTIGTEVGKQLGVSYFLERREFGAINIGGAGVITVDGTRYEVGNEEAIYIGKGAKEVIFNSVDAAKPAKFYYNCAPAHMAYPTKLITRADVTPMTVGSPETSNLRTINKYLIPEVVETCQLSMGLTKLAEGSLWNTMPTHTHERRMEAYFYFNIDEENAVFHMMGQPQETRHILVHNEQAVLSPSWSIHSGVGTKNYTFIWGMIGENQTYDDMDHVKIKDIR
- a CDS encoding nuclear transport factor 2 family protein, whose product is MKKILGAALFSLLISSTCFAQNADVTAVNNAVETMRQAMLSAKKAELEKVGAPNLSYGHSSGRVENNAEFVDAIVTGKSSFVTLNLNDQTVDVEGDVAIVRHIFEAKTNDSGKPGEVKIGVMQVWKKDKAGDWKLLARQAYKLPQPQ
- the kdgT gene encoding 2-keto-3-deoxygluconate transporter; translation: MKIKQAIDKIPGGLMLVPLFLGAICHTLSPGAGKYFGSFTNGLITGTVPILAVWFFCMGASIQLSATGTVLRKSGTLVITKIATAWVVAAIASQIIPEHGVEVGFFAGMSTLALVAAMDMTNGGLYASIMQQYGSKEEAGAFVLMSVESGPLMTMIILGTAGIASFEPQAFVGAVLPFLIGFALGNLDPELREFFSKAVHTLIPFFAFALGNTINLGVILETGLLGILLGVGVIIVTGIPLIIADKFIGGGNGTAGVAASSTAGAAVATPVLIAEMLPQFKPVAPAATALVATSVIVTSVLVPIITAMWAKRMGHKTAVKEPETAGVTDKA
- a CDS encoding DUF3828 domain-containing protein, with product MLRKILLLALLLTTPVLWQNTLATEQDVGSAMEKQATPQQQVIAFYHWYMTNIERLPSAEPEDKKTFEQYISQETLNLLNKINNSEDPLDADYYLSAQDYGDNWASEIEVLRESIDGNSAEVDIHLGKTNDMEQTLYISLRLEHGAWKIYRVQDRVTDIDLSAWDTPK